The Gemmatimonadota bacterium sequence TACACTACGGAACCGAAGGCATTGACCTGCCCGGCGGCGACCCCAAACCCGGCTTTGAGCGCTGGGTCAGTTTTCGCGGTCAGGGAGACTACGAAGACCCCATCTTTATCATCGACGGAGAACAAGTCAAACACCAGGGATACAACACCGACCTCCTCGCCGACTACGTCGAACAATTTCTCGACCAAAACGACGACCGCCCCTGGGCAATCTGCCTGTGGTACAAAGCCCCTCACGGACCCTTCACCCCACCGCCGCGTCATGCCCATGCCTATTCCGATGACGAACTACCCAAACCCAACGCCCTGGGCGCGTCTCGCGATGGCAAAGCCAGAACCCTTCGCGAACGTCCTTACAACTTCGAAGACAACGAACGCTACGACACCTTCATGCGCAACTACGTGCGCACCGTGCGCGGCGTCGATGATGCCCTGGGCCGAGTACTCGACAAAATTGACGCCATTGGACAAACCAACAACACACTCGTCGTACACACCAGCGACCACGGCTACTTCCACGGTGAATTTGGCCTCGGCGACAAACGCTGGATGTATGACCCATCCATCCGCGTGCCCTATCTCATGCGCTATCCCGACCTCATCGCCAACCCCGGGCGCGTAGAACACACCGACGTAATCAGCCTCGACATCCCGGCAACCATCATGGACGTATCTGGTCTCGGTGTACCCGATCACTACCACGGCCACTCCCTGCGGCCACTTCTGACCGACACAGGCGAAATACCTCGAGAAGACCTCTTCTTCGAATACTTCGAAGACCCGCCCTATCCGTATTTTCCAACAATGGTCTGCTTGAGAACCCAAACCGAAAAACTCATCCACTACATCCGCGAAGGCGAAGGCGACGAATATTACGACCTCGTCAACGACCCCGACGAATACACCAACGCCATCGCCGACCCCTCTTATGCCCATCGCGTAGCCGACATGCAAAAACGGCTTTCAGACGCCCAGGAACGCTTTGAATTCACCGTTCCAGATCTATCGAGCCGCTACTGATGCGAATACGAATAATCAAATACCGCAGCACAAATAGCGCAACCGATTTAGGACCCTGCAAACGCAAAAAACTCGGGTACCCTTAGGCACCCGAGTTTTTTCACTTACAACCAGCACATCTATCTACCGGTATTGAAACTCCGGTGACCCGATCAATATACTCACCACCTGCATATCTTTGCGCTGAGCATCTGCGGGAACCATCTTTTTGACCTCTGACGCAATAGCACTCGTATCCTGAGCAGGCAACAGCAACTTGCTATACATCGCCAACGCTTGCTCCGTTGTGGGCGAGTGCTCGCTCTCCCTGGGCAACTG is a genomic window containing:
- a CDS encoding sulfatase-like hydrolase/transferase; its protein translation is MTRQPNILFSMCDDQRHDCMGCAGHPFINTPAMDRLAREGIRFANGFTAIPLCAPSRASHLSGVYPHTHRAAHNRAPIRPDLVTWPEQLQKAGYRTGFFGKIHYGTEGIDLPGGDPKPGFERWVSFRGQGDYEDPIFIIDGEQVKHQGYNTDLLADYVEQFLDQNDDRPWAICLWYKAPHGPFTPPPRHAHAYSDDELPKPNALGASRDGKARTLRERPYNFEDNERYDTFMRNYVRTVRGVDDALGRVLDKIDAIGQTNNTLVVHTSDHGYFHGEFGLGDKRWMYDPSIRVPYLMRYPDLIANPGRVEHTDVISLDIPATIMDVSGLGVPDHYHGHSLRPLLTDTGEIPREDLFFEYFEDPPYPYFPTMVCLRTQTEKLIHYIREGEGDEYYDLVNDPDEYTNAIADPSYAHRVADMQKRLSDAQERFEFTVPDLSSRY